Within Mycobacterium heckeshornense, the genomic segment GCGGGCATGACTGACCCGTTCGATCATGTCGTCGACGTGCTCGTGGTCGGTTCGGGCGGCGGTGGGATGACCGCCGCGCTGGCCGCCGACGCATCGGGGCTTGACACCCTGATCGTGGAAAAATCTTCTTATTTCGGAGGGTCGACCGCGCTCTCAGGCGGCGGTATTTGGGTGCCCGGCGCGCCGGCGCAGAGGCGAGAAGGCTATTGCCCTTCTCCGAATGATGTTTTCGAATACCTGCGCCAGATCACCGGCGGCCTGGTCAGTGACGCCCGCCTACGGCAGTATGTCGAGGCTGCTCCGGTGATGATGGAGTTTCTGGAGCAAACGAGTCCGTGGTTGGAGTTCGTGTGGAAGCCCGGCTACGCCGACTATTATCCAGAGCTACCCGGAGGTTCGGCGCTGGGCAGCACGATCAACGTGCCGGCCATCGACCTTCGCACACTGGGCGACGACGAGCAGCACCTGCTGGCCCCGCTTGCCCTCGCGCCGAAAGGAATTTGGCTGGGTCCCAAGGATCTTCGTCTTTTCTATCAGATCCGCCAGAATTGGCGCGGCAAAGCGGTTCTGGCGAAGCTGATTTGGCGGATGGCGAGAGCAAAACTGTTCGGCGAGCGGATGGCCGCAATTGGGCAGTCGCTGGCAGCGCGGCTCCGGCTGGCGCTGAAGGAGCGCGGAATCCCACTGTGGCTGAACGCTCCGATGACGGAGCTGATCACCGACGGCGTCGGCACGGTCATCGGCGCCGTGGTCGAGCGCAACGGGTCGGCGCAACGGATCGGTGCGCGCCGCGGGGTCATCCTGGCCACCGGAGGCTTCGACCATGACTTGCAGTGGCGCAGGCGGTATCTGCCTGTGTTGGAGAAGGACTGGAGTTTCGGTAACCCGCTCGCCACTGGTGACGGGATCCGGGCAGGGGAGAAGGTCGGTGGCTCCACCGAACTACTCGATGAGGCGTGGTGGTTCCCGGCCATTCAGTGGCCGGACGGGCGCCTGCAATTCATGCTCAACGAGCGCATGATGCCCTCGCAATTCGTGGTCAACGGCATGGGCAAGCGATTCGTGAACGAAGCAGCGCCGTACATGGACTTTGCGCACGCCATGATCGAGGGCCAGCGCTCCGGTGTCAGCCACATCCCGTGCTGGCTGATCACCGACATCCGATCGTTTCACCGTTACGTCATTGCCGGGCATCTCCCGATCCCGAAGGTGCCTTTCGCACCGGTTCCCACCGGCCGGAAGGTGCCCAGAGCATGGCTGCAATCCGGGGTTGTCCATGAGGGCTACAGCTGGGAGGAACTCGCCGGCAAGATCGATGTGCCCGCCGAGGCGTTGCGGCGCACCGCCGAGCGGTTCAACGAGCTGGCGCGCCGGGGCCATGACGACGACTTCAACCGCGGGGATTCGGCCTACGACAACTACTACGGCGACCCCACCCTTCCCAACCCCAACCTGTACCCACTGACCAAGCCGCCCTACTACGCGTTTCAGATCATTCTCGGCGACCTCGGCACCTCGGGCGGTCTGCGCACCGACGAGTACGCCCGGGTATTGCGCGGCGACGACAGTGTGGTGAAAGGCCTTTACGCAGTGGGAAATACGGCTGCGCCAGTGATGGGCCGTAGCTATGCCGGCGCTGGTGCCACCATCGGTCCGGCAATGACATTCGGTTATGTCGCGGCAAAGCACATCGCCAGCGAAACCACGACCGCCGCTATCGAATCGACGTCACAACGGAGGAGTTAGGTTATGAAAGTCTCGCTTTTCTACGAATTTCCGCTGCCGCGTCCGTGGGCACCTGACGACGAGCACACGCTATTTCAGGACGGCCTGGAGGAGGTCGAACTGGCGGACAAGGCCGGGTTTTCCACTGTGTGGCTCACCGAGCACCACTTCCTCGAGGAGTACTGTCATTCCACCGCGCCGGAGATCTTTCTCGCCGCAGCAAGCCAACGGACCAAGAACATTCGGCTCGGCTTCGGGATCATGCACCTTCCGCCGCCCGTCAACCACCCTGCCCGAGTCGCCGAACGCATCGCCACCCTCGACCTGCTCTCCAACGGGCGGGTGGAATTCGGCACCGGTGAATCGTCGTCGGTCGGTGAATTGGGAGGGTTCGGGATCGACCCCGCCGACAAGCGGGCCATGTGGGAGGAGGCGCTGGAGGTCGCAGTACGCTGTATGACCGAGGAGCCGTTCACCGGGTTCAAGGGCCGCCACGTCGAGATGCCGCCCCGCAACGTCGTACCCAAGCCGCTGCAAAAGCCGCACCCGCCGGTGTGGGTTGCCTGCACGCGACCCGCCTCGGTGCAGATGGCCGCGCAGAAATGCATCGGCGCGCTGAGTTTCGCCTATACCGGCCCAGGCCCGCTGACCGAACGCGTCAACGGCTACTACAAGGAGTTGGAGGAGCACGGCGCTCCCGTGACGCCGCAGATAAATCCGAACATCCTCGCGATCGGCGGTGACCTGTCAATGATGGTCGCCCCCACCGATGAGCAGGCCGTCGAACGCATTGGAAAAGGCGGCGGATTCTTCGCATTCGGGATCATGCATTACTACATGACCGGTATGCACACACCGGGTCGGACCGGCGTCTGGAAGAGATATCTCGAAGAAGTCGAGAAAGATCCGACGCTTGCCTACGGACCCGGCCGCGGCCCGATCGGCAGCCCCGCCACGGTGCGGGAGTTCCTGCGCGGCTACGAGGAAAGCGGCGTCGACGAGCTCATCCTGCTGCTCACCCCGCGCACCCACGAGGCGACCATGGAATCGATCGAGCTGATGGGCAAGCATGTGCTGCCGGAATTCATCGAGCGCGACGAGAAGGCCAGGGCCGATAAGGCGAAGCGGCTCAAGCCCATCATCGACAAGGTCGAAGCGCGTCGGCGTGCATCTCAGACTCCCGAATTCGACGAGAGCTACGCGTTCGGCGGCCTGCCCACCGGTCGAGACCACTACACCGCGAACGAGGTGTCCTTGGCGATGGACGAGATGAACGCCGGCATCGAGCAGGCCGCCAAGAGACTCAAGCAGGAAGGCTGGGCCAGCCGAAACCCATCTGCCGACCAGCAGCGAACGACGTGAACCATGGGACAGATCGACGAACTTTGGCGCTACGACGGCCGCAGGGCGGTGGTGACCGGGTGCTCGTCGGGCATCGGTGCGCAGGTCGTGCATCAGCTCACCGAGCTCGGTGCCGACGTGGTCGGACTGGATCTGCAGCCCCCGACATTCGACATCAGCGAATTTGTCGAACTTGACCTGGCCGACCCCGCGTCAATCGACTGCGCCGCCGCCTCGATCGGTGATCGGGTCGATGCGCTGTTCAACGTCGCCGGTGTCTCCTCGGGAATCGGTGACCCGCTGCGGGTGGTCACCATCAACTTCCTCGGTCTGCGCCAGCTCACCGAGGCGCTCACCCCTACGATGCCGGCGGGGTCGAGCGTCGTGAGCGTGTCTTCGTTAGCGGCCGCCGCGTACCGGGAGCATCACGAACAGGTGGCCGGCCTCTTGCATACCCGGACGATGGCCGAGGGGATAGATTGGTGTCGCGCTCAACGGGATGCATTGGCCGACGGGGGCTACCGGTTATCGAAAGAGGCGGTCATCCTCTACACGATGAAGAACACCGTGCCTTTGGGCGTTCGAGGTATTCGCATCAACTGCACCGGCCCGGGAGTCACCGAAACCCCGATACTCGGTCAGCTGCGCAACGCCTACGGTCAGCAATACCTCGACAACATCACCAAACCACTGGGCCGCAATGCTGAACCCGCCGAACAGGCCGCGGTGCTGGTGTTCCTCAACAGTCGGGCCGCCAGCTACATCACCGGCCAAGTCGTATGGGTCGACGGCGGCAATATCGGTGCCGCCATCGGCCGCGACCTGGAGAAGGGACGGGTCCGGTGGCCAGCTTGACCGAATTCCGCAAAGTCGCCCGCCAAGTGTGCAATTGGGGACGCTGGGGCGACGCCGACGAGCTGGGGACACTGAACTTCATCACCGCCGAGAAGGTTGCCGAGGCAGCATCCCTGGTCAAGCACGGTAAGGTCTTTCCGCTTGGGGTCGACTTCGGGTCGGGCGGCCCACAGGGCGCGTTTCAGTTTCGTCATAACCCGATGCACGTCATGACCGTCGACGGCGGGGATGCGAGCACCCTGGCCCGCTATGGTCCCCGGTGGGCCCGCAACAGTGTCGCACAGCAGCTGAGCGGATATTTCGAGGACAATCCGTTCCGATTCAACGACGACATGATCATCATGCCGCTGCAGGCGGCCACCCAATGGGATGCGCTGTCTCATGTCTACTACGACGACCAGCTCTACAACGGATTCCCGGCGAGCTCAGTCACCAGCTTCGGTGCGTATCACTGCGGTATCGACAAAGTTGATGGCAAGGGCATCACCTCGCGAGGAGTGCTGCTGGATCTCGTCCGGCACCGCGGTGCGGAAACGTTCCTGGAGCTGGGCAATCCGATCACTCCCGAAGAATTGGACCAGGTCGTTAGGGCTCAGGGAGTAAAAGTTGAGCGCGGCGACATTGTCTTGATTCGAACCGGTTGGTGGGCAAGGTTTCTGAGCACCGGAGACGGGAGTGAACTGGGGTCAGGATTGGACTGGCGTTGCGCTGCTTGGCTTTACGATCACGACATCGCTGCTGTCGCCGCCGATAACCTTATGGTCGAAGACCCGCTGTCGGGGGTCGAGGGAACGTTTTTGCCGATGCACATGCTCTGCCTGCGGGATATGGGGTTGATGCTCGGCGATACTGGGACCTCACCGCGCTGGCCGAAGACTGTGCGGCCGACGGTGTCTACGAATTCCAGCTCGTCGCCCCGCCCCTGAGAGTAATTGGTGCTGTGGGTTCGCCGGTCAATCCAATCGCAATAAAGTAGGTATGTCATGACGCAAAGCATTGGGCCATTGGTCGTCGGGGTCGGAGGCACCCTGCGCTCGAACTCATCGACGGAACGAGCGCTGCGGCACTGCCTGGCATCGGTGGAAAGACAAGGGGGGCGTGTCAGATTGTATTGCGGCGCCGACATCGAACTGCCGATGTACAACCCGCACGACCCGGCCCGCACCCCGAAAGCGGTCGAACTCATCAGCGCGCTGCGGGAGGCCGACGCCGTCGTCGTCGGCTCGCCGGGCTACCACGGTGGCGTCTCCGGGCTGGTGAAGAACGCGCTGGACTACATCGAGGACATGCGCGACGATTCCCGGGTCTACCTCGACAACAAGCCATGGGGGTGCATCAGCTGCGCCTACGGATGGCAGGCGGCCGTGGGCACGCTCGATCAGCTGCGAGCCATCGGGCACGCGCTGCGCGCCTGGCCCACTCCGCTGGGCGTCGCGATCAACTCTGCCGACCAGATCTGGGACGAAACGGGTGAACTCGTCGACGCCGGGGTGCGCAGCCAGCTCGAATTGCTGGCGTCGCAGGTGCTGACCTTCGCGCGCTCCACCGGGATCTCGGGCCCCAACTGAGGAGCAGTGGTTGCAGTTTGAGCGCAGGACCATGCTGGTCGACGGGCTTGTCACCAGTTATCTGGAAGCCGGGCGCGGCGACCCGGTGGTGTTGCTGCATGGCGGCGAATTTGGCGCTAGTGCCGAAATCGGTTGGGAACGCAACATTGCCGCGCTCGCCGAGCAGCATCGTGTACTGGCCCCGGACCTGCTGGGCTTTGGCGAATCGGCGAAAGTCATCGACTTCAACGACGGGCGCGGTATGCGGATCCGGCATGTGGCCCGATTCTGCACCGAGCTGGGCATCGACGCCGCGCACTTCGTGGGCAATTCGATGGGTGCCATCATGCTGCTCACCGACGCCACGTCGAATTCGCCGCGGTTGCCGATGCGCAGCATGGTGGTGATCTGCGGGGGTGGCGAAATCCAGCGCAATCGCTACATGCGGGCGCTCTACGAGTACGACGCGACGCTGCCGGCGATGCGCCGCATCGTTGAGGCGCTGTTTTACGACGCCCGCTATCCCGCCGACGACGAGTACGTGCGGCGCCGTTACGAGTCGAGCACCGTGCCGGGAGCATGGGAAGCGGTGGCCGCGGCCCGGTTCCGCCGTCCGGGCGCGCCGCCCCCGCCGACGCCGTCGAGCGCACGCCCCTATGAGCGCGTCGGCGTGCCGACACTGGTCGTGGAGGGCGGCGGCGACAAACTCCTTCCCGCCGGTTGGGCCGCCGAAATCGCCAAGCAGATCGACCGCGCAGGTTGGCAGGTGGTCGAGCGAGCCGGGCACTGCCCGCAAATCGAAAAGGCCGACGTCGTCAATGAACTCCTGCTCGAGTTCTTCGATCAGTTACGGTGATCTCTGCGCCTGGGGATTTCAGATCACCGTAAGACCTCGCCCGTTCACGCTCCGTTCATCTTTAAAGCCCCGTATATTCGCGGTGTGTTCAACTGTTTCGCCGCCAGGCACCGGCGCCTCAGGGAGTCGAGGGTCAACGGATTCACCGCCGCGTTGAGCCTGCTGGCGATCAGTGCCCTGGTGCTGGCGGGATGCAGCGGCAAAACGACCAGCTCATCGTCGGACGCCAATAGCGGGTCGGTAACTGTGAACTGCGGCGGCAAGAAGAAACTGCATGCCAGCGGGTCCACCGCGCAGGTGCACGCCATCGAGCAATTTGTCTACGCCTACATCCGGGCATGCCCTGGTTACACGCTCGACTACGCGGCGAACGGCTCCGGCAAAGGGGTGGAGGAGTTCGTCAGCAACGAAACGGACCTGGCCGGCTCCGACAAGCCGCTGGATCCGTCGAAGGGTCAGCCCGACCGGGCCGCGGCGCGATGTGGTTCGCCGGCGTGGGATTTGCCTGCGGTTTTCGGCCCGATCGCGATCACCTACAACATCAAAGACGTCAGCACGCTGAACCTGGACGCCCCCACCATCGCGAAGATCTTCAACGGCGGCATCACGATGTGGAACGACCCGGCGATCAAGGCGCTCAACGGCGACACCAATCTGCCCGCAACACCGATCCACGTCATCTTCCGCAGCGACAAGTCTGGCACTACGGCCAACTTCCAGGATTATCTCGATGCCGCATCCGATGGCGCGTGGGGCAAAGGCACCGGCGAGGTGTTCAACGGCGGTGTCGGTGACGGCTACAACGGAAATGACGGCACCTCCGCGGCCGTCAAGAGCACGGATGGGGCGATCACCTACAACGAATGGTCCTACGCGGTGGGGCGACAGTTGAGCATGGCTCAGATCATTACGTCGGCCGGCCCTGATCCGGTAGCGATCACGACCGACTCGGTCGGCAAGACGATTGCCGGGGCCCGGTTCAAGGGTCAGGGCAACGACCTGGTGCTCGATACGGTGTCGTTCTACAAGCCGACGCAGCCGGGCGCCTACCCGCTGGTGCTGGCGACCTATGAGATCGTGTGCTCGAAGTACCCGGATTCGGCAACCGGCGCCGCCGTAAAAGCGTTTATGGAAGCCACAATCGGTCCGGGCCAAGAGGGCTTAGACCAATATGGATACATTCCGCTGCCGAAGTCGTTTGAGTCGAAATTGGAGACGGCGGTGAACGCTATCTCGTGATTAAAGTCGGCGCGTCTCAGCAACCGGAGATCGAATTTTATGAAATGACTCGGAATTGGCTATGAGTAGCACCACCGTGCAGCTTTCTGGCCACGCAATTGTCGTGCTGACGCATAGCACCGGATCGCCGGCGCCGGGGTGGGCACGAGGAGCCGCGGGCTGCCGTGGCACCGCGGCGAGGCTGACCGGGGGAAGGGAGCATTGACAGTGAGCAACCCCCAGCTTTCGCGGGTTGGATCGCGGTTTGGGCCGTACCAGCTGATGCGTCTTCTCGGCCGCGGCGGGATGGGCGAAGTCTATGAGGCTGAAGACACTCGCAAACACCGGGTGGTGGCGTTGAAGCTGATCTCTGGCCAGTTTTCCGGGAACCCGGTGTTTCGTGCGCGCCTGCAACGCGAGGCCGACGCGGCGGGGCGGCTCACCGAGCCGCATGTGGTACCGATCCATGACTACGGCGAGATCGACGGGCAGTTCTATGTGGAAATGCGCCTGATTGACGGCATCTCGTTGCGCAACATGTTGTTACGCCAAGGTCCGATGCCCCCGGCACGCGCGGTTGCGATCTTGAGCCAAGTCGCCAGCGCCCTGGACGCCGCGCACGCCGCGGGCGTCACGCATCGGGACGTGAAACCGGAAAATATCTTGATCACCGGCAACGACTTCGCCTACCTGGTGGACTTCGGTATCGCCCGCGCCGCGACCGACCCCGGTCTGACCCAGACCGGGACCGCGGTCGGGACCTACAACTACATGGCTCCCGAACGGTTCAGCAGTGACGAAGTTACCCATAGCGCCGACATCTATTCGCTGGCGTGCGTGCTGGCCGAGTGTTTGACGGGCTCGCCCCCCCTATCCGACGGACAGCATGGAGCGATTGATCGCCTCGCACCTGATGCAGCCGCCGCCGCGGCCCAGCGAGTTGCGGCCTGGAAAAATTCCGCCGGCGCTAGACCAGGTGATCGCCAAAGGCATGGCGAAAAACCCGAGCGAGCGTTATCGGAGCGCCGGTGAGCTGGTCCGCGCAGCCCACGATGCGCTGACCACATCCGAGCAGCACCAGGCCGCGACGATTCTCCAGCAAAGCGAGGAAGAAACCCGTCCGGCCCGCGCTGTGAGCGCGGCCCCTCAGACCACCCCTGCTCCTGCCGCCCCCCGCACCGGGGCGACCATGGCTCGTCCCGCGCCGTCGGGCACCGCCGCCGGGATGCCGGCGGCGGGATGGTCACCCACGCCTGCGCCTACCAACCTGCCCGGGTGGCTGCAGCCCCAGGATCGCCGCCAAGGCAAGCGCGGCATGCTGATCGGCGCGACGGCGCTGGTGATCGTCGCCGTCATCGCCGCGGTTGCCTACCTGGTACTGGCGCCGCCGCACGGCAATCAGTCGGCGGCGGGACAGACTGTGCTTCCGTTCAACGGCCTGAACTTCCGCCTCTCCCCCCGGCGGGGTGGCGCTGGACAGCGCCGGCAGCGTTTACGTCACGAATCAGGGCATGTACGGCCGCGTCGTGAAGTTGCCGGCGGGCTCGAGCACGCCAGCGGTGTTGCCGTTCTCCGGCTTGTATGAACCGCAGGGCGTTGCGATCGACAGCGCCGGCACGGTGTATGTATCCGACTTCAACAACAGGGTTGTCAAGCTGCCGGCCGGATCGAACAATCAGACCGACCTGCCGATCATGGGCCTCAACTACCCCGAGGGCGTGGCGGTGGATACGGCCGGCAACGTGTATGTCGCCGACCGGGGCAACAACCGGGTGGTGAAGCTGGACGCTGGGTCCAACACCCAAAGCGATCTGCCGTTCACCGATCTCAACCATCCCGACGGCGTGGCGGTGGATACCGCCGGCAACGTCTACGTCACTGATACCGACAACAACCGGGTGCTGAGACTCGAAGGCGGGTCCAACCAGGTGGTGCTGCCCTTCACCGGCGTCAACGTGCCCTGGGGCGTGGGGGTGGACAAGGCCGGGAATGTGTACGCAACCGAGCACGACGACAGCAAGGTGGTGAAGTTGGCGGCCGGGACCAACACCACGACCGTGCTGCCGTTCACTGGCCTCAACACCCCACTGGGCGTGGTGGTGGACGACGGCGGCAACGTGTACGTCGCCGACCGAGGCAATAACAGGGTGGTGAAGTTACCACCGACCTGACGTCGAGCTCACCGCGGTCGGCTTGCGAATACTCGGATCCCCCCGGCGACCAGGTTGACGGCGGCCACGACGACGATCAGGGTCAGGGCGGCGCCCCAGACCCGCAGGTAGCCGGCGTGTTCGGGATTGTCGAGTTCGGTGTAGATCAGCAGCGGCAGCGAGGCCATGTTGCCGTTGAAGATGTCATAGTTGATCGAGCGGCTGTACCCGACGAGTACCAGCACCGGGGCGGTTTCGCCGATGACGCGCGCGATCGACAAAAAGACACCGGAGATGATGCCCGGCAGCGCGGTGGGGATGACGATCCGCACGATCGTCTTCCATTTCGGAATCCCTAAGGCGTAGCTGGCCTCGCGCAGTTCGTCGGGCACCAGCTTGAGCATCTCCTCGGTGGCGCGCACCACGATCGGCAACATCAGCAATACCAATGCCAGCGAGACCGCGAAGGCGCTCTGCTCGAATCCCAGGGTGGCGATCCACAGACTGAAGATGAACAACGCCGCGACGATCGAAGGCACCCCGGCGAGCACGTCGACCATGAAGGTGGTCAGCCGCGTCAGCCGATCGGGGCCATATTCGGCCAGGTAAACCCCGACCATCAAGCCCAGGGGAACGGCGAGAATCGCGGCCACCGTGGCCTGCACTACTGTCCCGTAGATCGCGTGGTACACCCCGCCGGCGAACTGCTCGGGCAATACACCTCGCAACGAGTGGGTCCACCAGCCGGCCCGGGTGACGGCATACCAGCCTCGCTTGACGACGACCCAGAGCAACCACACCAGCGGCACCATTGCGATGAGGAACGAGGTAAAGAAAAGCGTTGTCGCAAAGGCATTTTTGAGTCGTCGACCGATGCTGATGCCGCGAAACACCGGCGCTTTGACCGGCTGGTCAAGCGCGACTGACCTCATGCGTTGACCTTTCCGCCCGCGATCGCGCGGGCACCGGCGTTGACGATAAAGGTAAGCACGAACAGGGCAAATCCGGCTGAGATGTAGGCGCCAGTCGGCAACGGTTGGCTGAATTCAGTGGCGGCAGAAGCGATCTTGGAGGCGAATGTATACCCGCCATCGAACAGCGACCAATTTCCGCCGTGCACGGTCGAACGCAGGATGATCAGCACCGCCACGGTTTCGCCCAAGGCGCGGCCCAGACCCAGCATTGACGCCGCCACGACACCGCTGCGCCCGTACGGCAGGACGGTCATGCGCACCACTTCCCACTTCGTGGCGCCAAGCGCCTGCGCTGCCTCGATGTGCGTAATTGGCGTCTGCTGGAACACTTCCCGCGATACCGAGGTGATGATCGGCAAGATCATCACCGCAAGGACGATGCCGGCCGTGAAGATGCTCCCGCCACCGGCCAGCGACACGTTGCCCTTTTTGAACAGAAACAGCCATCCAAGTTCGCGATTGAGAAACAACGCAACCGGCTGGAGTTGCGGCGCCAGCACAAAGATCCCCCACAACCCGAAGATGATCGACGGCACCGCGGCCAGCAGATCGACCATCGCGCCAAGTGGGCGCGAGACTCTTGCCGGCACGTACTGGGCGAGGAACACCGCGATCCCGATCGCCACCGGCATGGCCAGTACCAACGCGAACACCGAGCTCAGTACCGTGACCATGAACAGGTCACGGATGCCGAACGCCAGGTTGTCGGGATCGGTGGTGTCGAACTTGGCACTGGTCAAGAAGTTGGCGTGGTTCGCGCGCAGCGACGGTACCGCGCGCAGCAGTAGGAAGGTCGCGATCAACCCGATCGCAGCGACGACCGTCAAACCGGCAGCAACCGCTACCGCCTTGAATAGCCGGTCTTCCCGCCGTGCTGCGCGCACGTTGATCGCCGTCAGCGGCGTTGACCCCCCGGGGCCGGCCCGCCGGGTGAGCGATTCTTTGGCCATGACGGCCTCAGATTACGAGATGGCGTTGATCGCGGTCGACAACCGTGGCTTGAACCCATCCGGAATCGGGATATACCCGTTGTCCGCCAGGCCCGCCTGACCGGGACCGATGGTGGCCTGCAAAAACGCCTTGACCGCAGTGCCGACATCGGACTCCGGGTATTTCGAGCAGACGATCTCATACGTCGCCAGCACGATCGGATAGGCGCCGGCCTGGGTGGGCTTGTAGAACGACATCGTGTCGAGCACCAAGTCGTTACCCTGCCCCTTGATCGTTGCGCCGGAGATCGTCTTGCCGACCGAATCCGGGCTGATCGACACCGGCTCGGGGCTCGCCGAGGTGACGATCTTCGCCATGTTCAACTTTTGCGCTTGGGCGAACGACCACTCGTTGTAGGTGATCGCGCCCTCGGTTCTCTTCACCGCCGCGGATGTGCCGTCATTGCCCTTCGCACCTTCGCCGACACCGCCGTTGAACGTCTTCCCGGAGCCCTTGCCCCATGCACCGTTGGATGCGGCGTCAAGGTATTCCTGGAAGTTGGCGGTGGTGCCGGACTGGTCGCTGCGGAACACGACATGGATCTGCTCAGCCGGCAAGGTCGCGCCGGCGTTGAGCGCCTTGATCGCGGGGTCATCCCAGTTTTTGATGGTGCCGTTGAAAATCTTGGCGGTCGTCGGCCCGTCGAGAGCCAGTGTGCTTAGGCCTTTGATGTTGTAGGTGACCGCGATCGGGCCGAACACCACCGGCAGGTCCCATGCTGGCGAACCACACCGCTGCTGGGCCTTGCTGTGTTCCTCCGCGCTCAGCGGTACGTCTGAACCGCCGAAATCGGTTTGCTTGCCGATAAATTCGGTAATCCCCGCACCCGACCCGTTGGCGGTGTAGTTCAGCGTTTGACCTGGGCACGCCTGTTCGAACGCGTTGACAAAGCGCGCCATCGCGTTGGCCTGGGCGGTCGAGCCGCTGGCCTTGAGCGTCTTCGACCCGCCACAATTCACCTTTGCCGCCGAGCCGCCGGACGTCGGCTGTCCTTGCTTCACGTTGTTCTCGGTGCCACACGCGGACAACACCAGCGCGCCGGTGGCCACGACACCGAGCGCAGCGCCAAATCGGTTGAGTTTCAAATCGGCTCCTTCGAATCGTCGGCGAGTAAGTCCGAAGCCTCGAACAGATCCCGCGGCCGCTCGACCCACGGCGCACGGGATTCCGGATAACAGATGACCCCACCACCGCGGTGAACGTATCACGCATAGGGGCCGCGCAGTCGAAGAACCAGGGTTTCCCAGGCCATCATCAGGTGACAACTGATCGCGCGAATCAGAGGTTGGCCTTGTTGTGGTCGGCCGAACTGCAGCCGAATCTTCCGGTTGGCGACTCCGCTGCTGTCGCGCCCGCCTAAATCAATCGCTTGACTTAACCACGGCGACACCGATTAACTCGTCGTGTGGTCAACGAACTGGCCGGCAAGGTCGCGATCGTCACC encodes:
- the pstS gene encoding phosphate ABC transporter substrate-binding protein PstS; this encodes MKLNRFGAALGVVATGALVLSACGTENNVKQGQPTSGGSAAKVNCGGSKTLKASGSTAQANAMARFVNAFEQACPGQTLNYTANGSGAGITEFIGKQTDFGGSDVPLSAEEHSKAQQRCGSPAWDLPVVFGPIAVTYNIKGLSTLALDGPTTAKIFNGTIKNWDDPAIKALNAGATLPAEQIHVVFRSDQSGTTANFQEYLDAASNGAWGKGSGKTFNGGVGEGAKGNDGTSAAVKRTEGAITYNEWSFAQAQKLNMAKIVTSASPEPVSISPDSVGKTISGATIKGQGNDLVLDTMSFYKPTQAGAYPIVLATYEIVCSKYPESDVGTAVKAFLQATIGPGQAGLADNGYIPIPDGFKPRLSTAINAIS
- the pstC gene encoding phosphate ABC transporter permease subunit PstC → MAKESLTRRAGPGGSTPLTAINVRAARREDRLFKAVAVAAGLTVVAAIGLIATFLLLRAVPSLRANHANFLTSAKFDTTDPDNLAFGIRDLFMVTVLSSVFALVLAMPVAIGIAVFLAQYVPARVSRPLGAMVDLLAAVPSIIFGLWGIFVLAPQLQPVALFLNRELGWLFLFKKGNVSLAGGGSIFTAGIVLAVMILPIITSVSREVFQQTPITHIEAAQALGATKWEVVRMTVLPYGRSGVVAASMLGLGRALGETVAVLIILRSTVHGGNWSLFDGGYTFASKIASAATEFSQPLPTGAYISAGFALFVLTFIVNAGARAIAGGKVNA